Below is a genomic region from Vitis riparia cultivar Riparia Gloire de Montpellier isolate 1030 chromosome 5, EGFV_Vit.rip_1.0, whole genome shotgun sequence.
aaatttagttatttgataaaatttagaaaatatttaaaaaaaatctaaaaaatcaataatgaaaCAAGTGTTTTCCACTTAATAGGTAATTCTTCGAAATTGAGTCTCATGTACAatgaaaagtaataatttataaataaatttgttctCCCATATGTGAAAAGAATTTTGTAAGGTATAATTATGTTAAAATTAAGGGtatataaatgtataattaCCTTAAGTCACATGTTTTgtataattaagttaaaatagtaaagtaaaattcaaaattgCTTTGAAGGTTATGTGAAGAAGTTATTTTCCGAAAATACCCAACATacatttaatatgatttttagaaggCGAGAATCTCCATCTCTAGGAAATGGATCTAAGTTTCATATAAAATGCATATTTGCCTCAAAGAATATAAGTTTTCACAATTAGATGATAGGTGTCTGATGAGCACTGCaactatttaatatattaagatttatcttttaaatactcatgataattaatatcttaaagttttaaaaaattcaaaaaattaataaataaaattcttcttaaaatctatttaaaattcatttaattttttattttcttttaaatcataactattatcttaatttatttttcattaatttaacctttgattattattatttttatttttaaaatttaattaaatgacTCTATAAGGCATGTACAAACTTGTAtatcataaattaatatatatgtttttctttttattttctttgaccCTTTTTTAtaccaaattaataaaaaatttatttacacatttgcacaaatattaaatatatatatttcatatttccaCACCTATGCAAGATATtagtattaaattaatatttataaaaatatataaatatataaatatattcataataaCATATTTATCCGGGTTGTGTACCGTTAATACAAATatcttataaatatatagaCAGTATATGGACATAGGTACATGtatgtaaataatatttttaatggttaaTCTCGAAAacaaataatgagaaaattaagaaaaaaaacgtAAATAAATATGTGCGAACAGCAAAGACCTAAAATTTTCATGTACTTCGCATGCCACTTTGATATTTGTGAGATGttgatgaaattaaaatattcatcaaCCCTTCACCGTAATTGTcccattttataattttgatttgataattgccaaaaattagaaagataataattaattttagttttaattttttctgtTACGTCAGTCCTTTCTGTCATTCTGTGGACCAGCCTacaaaaaatgtatgaaaataaAAGCTATTCTGTTGACTAGGTCCACGTCGAGAGAGGCTAGCACTGTAGCACATGTGATTTGAATCTTCAACCAATCACGTAAGATACTCTACAAAATCACAATGAAGTTTGAAGATAAGaaatgtcatatatatatatatatttgggtgTGTCTTTCCTCACCTTTTTCCACATTATTCTTTTGACTTTTCAGCAAGCAAAACATTGTTACGCTGGTCACGTAGCTAGAGCATGTGACACGGGGGGAAGCATACAAATTGGCAAAGAAACGACCATTGGCATCTCGGGAGGCCCCTCACAGACAGCGCAGTACAGGAAAGAAACAACAGTATCCTTGAAGtgccaaaaaaattattgatattagtTTCACAAGAAACTGAAGCACTACATAAATATAATGACTTGATCATAGATTGCGCATACGGTCGTACATGGTCCACACTCGGCATGCCAAAAACATTTAATCAATCTGATACCTGTGATCAATGTTAAGCTGGGGTTGGACTTCTCCATGATTGATGAAACAAGCCTCACCTCAAATAGTGGAAGACAAAAGGCCAGAGCTAGCTTTAAAGGAATAGAAGGTGATGCGAAGAAGAAGGCCTCAAACATGGCAAAGCCACCTAAAAAATGCTCTTTCCATTAGGGTTTTACCATCCTCATACTAGTAGCTTTGCTGCACTTTCTCTTGCCATTAATGAACATGAGCTGAAAGAAGGGTTACGGTGTGGAATCTTCCTTGTGGCTTTCTTTCTGGTCAATGATGTCCCTGCTGTTATGTAACTCAAGGAAAATAGGCAATTCCTCCAGTTATGATCTGATCAGGCCGACGACGATATCCAATTTGATTTTGTCTGAAACGGGTAGGCTAATAATAGGCAGAATCTGTCCTTGTTTTTGGGGCGGCCAATTGATATACATGTCAGATGTTTGTGGGGAAGACATCCCTGAGCAGTCTGCCGTGAATATATAAAGAACAGATACATACACAAGTCTGGCTCAACAACCTAACTTTATCCTTGATAATGCTGGTCTCCCAGTTGTTTTAGTGGTTCTTGTAGTGTCGTTGGTTTGCTACTTGAAACGTGGAATTCAGAAGATGAGAATGGGAATCAGGAGTTCAATAGCAGCAAGACAAAGGCTGATGATATAGTGAATACTGTGGGGGGAATCGTTGTTGCTGCACTTACTATTGTGGTTGTAGCATCTTCAATTGCAGATGGCTTGTCGCAGTTGGCCACGCTCTATATTAATTATTCCGAATTAAGTAAGCTTCGGCCTCCAAGAATATAGGTTCTTCTAGCACCATATGCTAGTAAAGGCCATAGTATTGAACCTGGCATATTTGCTTGCTTTCGTGCTTCAGGAAAGGGGCTTTACACTATATGGCCTTTGACGTTCTGAGAATGGTGGTTGCTTCCTCCTGAAATCGTACTTGCACAAAAAGATCAGACTCTGGTGAGCATATGGCTTGCCGGGATCAAATGGTGGAGGCATGGAAAGAAATTATATTCATATTGAATTATTGCACATATTCCATCCTTCCACCCTGATCCAGGCGTTTCATGCTTGGCGAAGCGCTGTAATAACTTCTTGATGGATTAATCTGGGAGCGCATGTGGCATCTGAAAATAAAGGACTTTCTTCAGTAGGTTCTTACTGAGCGAAAGCTTCATCACTTTCATCTGGGTTCAACGAAAGGTTGCCCCTTTTGTCAATAAAAATGGTGGTGGCATCATGGCAGTGCCCATCAGCCTCTTCTAGACGCAACCCACAACAGCAAGCTTTCTGGAATTGCTACAACCACAATAGTAACTGCTGCAGCAACGTTCCCACCGCATTCACTGTATCATCAGACTTTGTCTTGCTGTCATTAAACTGCTCATTTCCATTCACAACTTTTGAATTCCCCAACGACACTACAAGAACCAGAAAAGCAAGAGAGACCAACAATATCCATAAAGCCAGCTTGTTGAGCGAGACTCATAAACTTGTCTGCTCATTATAATCGCAGATGATTGTGCTCATGGATCATCATAAGCAGCAAGCATTCCCGCATATCCATTGGCCTCCTTTCCAAGAAAACACAACAGCCTCCCTTGTGTTAGAAAACAAGAATGTTTTCTGTGAGAATTTCAGCTTGATGATATTGCTGCCCATTGTCCAAATCTGCCGATCGAAACCACCAATTTCAGACAACATCAACCCAGATTTCTGAGTTGGACAATTGCCTGTTTTTTCTGAAATATTTACTGCAGATTCAGCAAATGACTAAAAAGATAGGCAACAAATATTCTTCCTCTTTAGCATCACCCTTCTCTCAGCCCATGCTCTTCAATGCCAAACCCATTGGGAGAAAGTGCAGCACTAGCTACAAGTGCGAGAATGGTGGATCCTCAAAAGCTTCCCCAAAGAGCGGAAGAGGCTCTTTTAGGTGGCTCATAAAACGTGTTCCAACCAAAATTTTCCCGGTTAATTGGCATCCACCAACATCTTCAGCATCAGCATGGGCTCCATTTTTCGCAGTGGCAGCCAGAGATACGCTTTCAAGCACTCCTCCAGATTTAATAAGCCATCTAAGCTTTCATCCTGTACTATTTCTTCTGATTCGCACAGCATCATTTAGAAGAGAGATAGAGAATACAAGATGCCATTGCTGGGTAAATTTACAAAGGGTGTTTGGCAGATCTGAGGAAGGACAATATGCACGCGCTCTTTCATATCTTCCCGGATACGAAGAGCGTGATATTTCATTGGCACAATCACTGATCAGAAGCAAAAGAGACAAAAGTATTGCGTGTGGAAATGTAATTTTAAAGAAGAAACAAGAAATGCTAAGAATTTTGGAGATAGAGGAGGCTATGAGAACTGCAGTtgttgtggggaaaaaaaggtatatatatatatggagtgGTTGGGGAGATGCCTTTGAGTCATTGACTTGACTCTTCCGCACTCTGCGTCATATGCAGCGTCCGAGCCCTTTCCTACGAACGCGCCTTGTGGCTTCATGCTTTCTAGTCAAGTGGCAGCTACAAATGCGGTGGGCTGCGTCCGAAAAgaattagaattgaattttcTGTGGCCACTCAAATATTGttgataatttcattatttttcattggatATAATGACTTCGGTTTATAAAACCAGACATTCAACTTgcattatttattcatttttattttttatttttgttctcttgAGTGCCACCAGGATTTAGATATTTGGCTGGTGGACCACAATTGGGTGGGTCATCATAGGCTGGCCTACTTCAATTTGGTCCATCTTATGGAACCAGCAGATAGGCTAATATACTCGTAAGCTGAAACCAAATATGCAGCAACCTTGATTTCCATCTTAAGAGAAAAATAGTATGGCCTGAAAGCatgaatatatgaaaataacCAAAAGCCGCAGAGAAGGAAACTCACTACTGATACATGGAGAGGTTGAGATTCCTTTCACACGGTCTTTAGGGGCCGCCCACGtgggaaattaaaaaaaaaaaaggcgttTTGAAATGGCtggcatgaatcaaataataGGTTCTAAATCCCATTCCCACCATAGGTCCAGATTCCTTTGTCATAAATGTCATATCCCCCCCTCCCTTCTTTCAATAAGAAATAGCAAAAAGCAACAGCCAAGTGCCAAGCCCATTACCAACTTTCTCGATTGAGCGGGAATTATAAGCGCACAGGCTCGTCATAATTGGAGCTAACTGTGGTAATTGACATGATCTCTCGCCCCCATATGCATCTGTGCCAGGTAGGATGGCAGCGGGGTGGGTTCCATCAAGTTGTCCCATGCTAATCCTGTCCGttgattcaaaattattctcattCTCGTCccacttaaaaaattaaacgagaCGAGATGGGGTGGGGCAAGGCAcccgtttaactttttcttcttaatttaaatttttattttaaaattactttaaaaattttaatacattaaatataatttataaataattaaattattatattttttataacttattttattaaaaatattttttttattatctatatattaaaaatagtaaaataaagattaaattaaattaattttaaaatttaattttatatataatcgggacGGGGTGAGACAGGACAGGATAATATCCAAATTTGCCCtgagttgtaaaaaaaaaaaattcaaactcatctcaaacccttttattaaaattgaatctCGTCCCATTAGGGAGGGGATGGGTCGGATACTCGAAAAAATCCGCCCCATTTCCATCCCCATGTACTAGCAACAACTGATGCTGGTTGGTGCTCCCAATTTCCAACTTATCATACTCATCTCCTTGTGCCAAATGCCCTTTTAAGCATCATTCATCATTGGGAACTTGATCTTCAATAGGTAAGCAAAAATCTCTAGCCAAAGATTTTTGTGATTAAATTTGCTGATACTGTCCTCACAAGTCACAGTCTGAACATTAATCACTTTCAATTGGTCATACCTTCAAATTAGGCCACATATATTAATTTAGCTATAAAACTTAAGTGAAACtattaatctttttatatttttcattagccataaaaaaaattattaaatccctgtttcctgtttttttttttttatttgaaaaataaatccctttatcttatttttttttaaaattattttcaaaaattttgaagcttgtgataataatttttttttaatatcttaatttgatAAAGTATAAAATAACAAGTATATCTAAACCACAGaacaatatatttttctttttcatttcttactTGGGTAAAgagaatacaaagaaaaattttaatactttttcTCCTCCTTTTATCCTACTATTTAGatattaaaaagttattttatacgttttttaaataaaaaaaaaaaattaaatctgaCTTCCCAACACCTGTAAGTGCCAATAGATTATGAATATCAGATTCACAAGAAATTGAAATAGTCCACATGACTGATAACTTGTTTCATAAATTAATCGACCTGACCCATAAAAGAAATACTATCAactcttaggctatgtttggttcccggaaaatgctaaggaaaggaaaaaaaatcatgtggaaaatgattttctttagtttgggcGACATGGAAAATAcgatggaaaaaaaatagaaaggaaaatattaaagaaaatatcataatattttccttactagtttccttaaaaaataaggaggaaaataagagaaaagagaGGGGAAAAGTTGGGGAAAATTTTATCGGGGTGGTATTGGCTTGCCAGAAGTGAAGGCTTTGCGAATGAGGGGACCGAGATCTTCATTGTTGCAGATGGCGGAGGAGAGGAGAAGTTGATCAAACTTCTCAGATGAGTCGCTGTCGGCGGTCGTCGGGACCACTTTGCAGCGCATTTTCGACAACTCCATCATTGTTTAACCGTTGGAGACGGCGAAAGAGCAGTGGCTGTATCGCTCTGGGTTTCATCAGGAAACTCATTTTCTCGCTCTTTCACTTTCTGGGTCTCTTCGATTTCCTGGAAACTGACGTTTCGTGGTCCGAAACGCAGACGCAAGTGTCAGAATACCCGCCTGTATCGGCGGTTTTGATTCGTGAAATCCTGCTGGTGATGAAGTTCGGGGAGGCGGTTTGCGACGGCGACGCGCCGTATGTCTGTACGACTTCGAGGTAGGAGAAGAGATTAGGTGGTTGACCAATTGTAAACACATTTTCCACCGAAGCTGTCTGGACCATTGGATGGATCACAATCAGAAGTTGTGCTTGATGAGATGCAAGATGAGTTTAATCAACGGCTCTGGGCTGCCTCTGGGATCAcatgagttttattttatttttaaaattttggtatgGTGAGGGTGAGAGGGTTGAACTGTATCtacatgaagaagaaaaaaagaatgctAGGTACCATTAAAAAAGGTAAGTTTTCAATAGTTATTGAACAATGGGCTCCCACAAAATGCATtcttctataattattttttagaaaataagagcataaaatttattttattatttaataaattgataatcatttaagacaaattattgattttgttttccttttatttttccttaactttttttcgtggttaaccaaacaaaagaaaatgaattttttttttccctgaatTTTTCATAGAtaaccaaacaagtgaaaaaatttatattcctttccttagttttttctttccttccatttttcctcccaattttctttctctcgcattttccgggaaccaaacatagccttaatgtTTATAAGAAAAAGTTGTCAATTCATGTGATAATCACATAATGAGTTTTGACTTTCACTCCAATTATATAAGTATTTGGGCTACAGAAAGAACATAGGATAAGAATCATAAAAACAatcaaagaggaaaaagaagaaactttTCTCTCGTCTTCAGATACATTAAGAGCTAAACTAATTgaacttgtaaaaaaaaaaaaaatcaattccaatttaattcaatttaatttagtaaaaataattaatttattttaatttatttccctggagtttggtttggtttgatttggttttttgacaattttttttttcttatttgaaccAAAAAATCATAGTTGGAGATTGTAGGTAAAAAGCTTAGACAATACTATAACAAAGTGATTTAGAGCCTATTCATAGATATATTGTTTAATCCAATGGCATgagttgttattattataatccATATGAGTTATATTAAGTAattcaataacaaaaaactgTTATGTTACTGTTGTATTAGATAAGGAATTTTGACTACATAACTTGAGTAGATTAAGTTACATCAAAACATACTAATGTTTTTGTTCACCGCATATTGGCTCATCACTAAGGGTCTCCAATGGGCCGTGCCGGCCCGTAAGAGTAAGGCCCATTGGCCCAGCCCGGGGTGGGCCACTGAGCCCGTTGACTGGTCAACGGGCCGGgtcgggccgggccgggccttGGTATATCTAAGGCCCGTGGGCCCTCAAGCTGGGCGGGCGGGCCgggttaaaaatttaaataactttCAATTTTGAAGGGAAGGGGATTCGAACCTCTTCTCTTATGGAACCACAAGGGAGCCAGCCACCAACTGAGCTAGCCCTTTTTTGTGTAACTATTTTgaattagttatatatatatatattagaaatgttgtatgatttttgaaaaaaaataaaagtgagttggCGGGCCTATGGACGGGCCTACGGGCGGGCCGGGCCTAAATTGGGGCCCATGGCCCGGCCCATCCAAAAATGGGctcgggccgggccgggccgcgggctttttggagacccttactCATCATGGAGGGAAATATTTTTCTGTTATTTAGGCACATTTTCCAAGGTGATCCACATGTTAGAATGGCAAAACTATAAATAAGAAACATCATCCCatgaaaaaatcaagcaaattaTAACCAatcattaaaaaccttgccaataAAACCTAGTGGGACAAAACTTGGACgaaagaaaaaagagtgcaATATATCCATATTAGCATTCCCCCCTCATGTaaatatgattatgatttcttcaacatttcaaatggtagatctctcaatcttcgCATTCTAatgtcataccttaactttttcaatgtggtcgaatgtaacgcctttgtgaatagatctgctagattattgcatgatcgaatttgttgaacatcaatcttacctttttttggagctcatgagtatagaagaatttatgAGAGATATTCTTAGTTCtgtcaccttttatgaatcctcctttaatttATGCAATACAAGAAACATTATTTTCATGTAACATGGTTGCATTGCCTCTGatggaaggtagtccacatgtttcttgtatatgttggatcattgaccttagtcatacacattcatgacttgcttcatgaattgtaagaatttttgaatgatttgaagatgtggctaccattgtttgcttgattgatCTCCAAGATATTGTCGTTCCACCATAAGTAAAGACATATCCCGTTTGAGATTGAGCTTTATGAGAATCtaaaagatatcctgcatctgcatacccaatcaattatgattttgatttttttgaataatataaaccCATGTCACTTGTTCCACGAAGGTATCgcaatatatatttaattccATTCTAATTCCTTTTAGTTGGGGcagaactgtatcttgctagtAAGTTGACAGAGAATACTATGTCTGGTCTagtacaatttgcaagatacattAGTGTATTGATTGCACTGAGATATGGTGCTTCTAGACcaaacaattcttcattttcttctctaggATGAAATAGGTCTTTGTTCAGTTCAAGTGAACGAACAACCATAGGGGAATCGATTGGATGTGATTTGTCCATATAAAATCGTTTTAGtactttctctatatatgtcgATTGATGGACTAATATGCCATTTGAACAATGCTTGAGTTGTAGGTCAAGGCAATATCTTGttttccccaagtctttcatttcaaattccttctttaaataattggctgcttttgtgagctcttcaggagttcctataaggtttaaatcatccacatacactGCAATTATTGTAAacccaaattttgatttcttgataaaaacaTATGGGCAAATTGAATTATTCACATATccttcttttaacaaatactcATTCAAACGATTATGCCATATATGTCtggattgctttaatccatacaaagatctttgtagtttgattgagtacatgtttcGAGGTTTTGGATTAGTTGCTTCAGGCAATTTgaatccttcagggattttcatatatatgtcagTATCTATAGACCCATATAAATAGGTTGTAACAACATTCATAATACGCATATCTAGTCCTTTAGAGACTGTTAAACTTATCAAGTATCGAAGTGTGATTGCATCCATTATAAGGGAATAAGTTTCCTCATAGTCTATACCAGGTCTTTAAAAGAAACCTTGAGCAACAAGTCgtgttttatatcttatgatttcatcattctcatttcGTTTTTTCACAAAGACCCATTTATATCTAACAAGCTTTATGTTTCCAGGTGTTTGAACTACAGATCCAAATACCTCTCGTTTTGTTAACGAGTTTAGCTCTATTTGgattgcttctttccattttggccaattaTTCATTTTTCGACATTCATTCATAGTTTGTGGTTCTTGATATTCATCATTTCTCATGATGTCCATAGCCACTTGGAATGTGAATATATTATCTATGATAATGTCGCTACGGTCCTTTGTTCTCCCGTGTGACTCATTAAGATCTTTTTAGTTCTAGATATCGGTATTTGATCaatttgtgcctcttcaggAGCTAACTGTTTGTGAAGTTGGGTTTCATCATTTGACCCTTTCATATTTGTGAACTCTTTAGGAGTACTAAGTTTTTCATATgttgttcattttctttttctaggaaTTAAATCCTTTGAGCCAAgaggtctaccacgcttcaaaCGTGTCTctaattcatttgttaactgtcctacagggacatcaatccgtgttGGAGTATTTGCAGTCGAGATATACaactttgtcattttctttgtatcaatgaatgcatcttgtaattgatttgtaggattttgcaaataaataatcttttaaacttCCAATTCACATTGATtggtacgaggatcaagataagtcaaagtcaatgcattccaaataatttcatgtCATTCTTTTGGAACTGGCTCTTCTCCTTCTAACGGtgagaaaattgtctcattaaatgataatatgcacaacatgtcattctactttttaaatatataggtagactagtcactaaataaaaacttctggttttataatgtacatTCATACGACCTTTTACCCcgggggaccaagttggtcttaaAAGATTTTTCTAGATCTATCATCGTATAAAGTATCATTCACATCGAATCAAATACTAttagtgacatagtataagctATTTTGGAGCCTTTAATCAGGTTTCTATCAcctgatatagtattaatattgtttgtcctcaatgttgtgcaattaatgagacaagagtttTATTAAAGTAACAAGTTATAAAACATTGTCATAAAGACCTCgtctttatagagttgaagaaatattatcatatcaaaagagttaaaatcaatgaaaaatattagtcattgatgatgacttaatttaataacttgtgtaaaagcaatgagagcatatataatacaataaagcaaatatgaaaagataatttaaagttatatatttcttaaataatctCACAcgtttgattttgtaagtgtggagcaatttatacatgaaataacaaggaaatatttcaataatcaaactaactGTAGTGATTGATCAATaactttattcaaaatattattatgatctaaatcaatgtgcaaaaattaattcataaatcaaaagttcaagagaacatatc
It encodes:
- the LOC117914488 gene encoding uncharacterized protein LOC117914488, yielding MSRCRRSSGPLCSAFSTTPSLFNRWRRRKSSGCIALGFIRKLIFSLFHFLGLFDFLETDVSWSETQTQVSEYPPVSAVLIREILLVMKFGEAVCDGDAPYLSGPLDGSQSEVVLDEMQDEFNQRLWAASGIT